A stretch of the Vibrio sp. HB236076 genome encodes the following:
- a CDS encoding ParB/RepB/Spo0J family partition protein, whose protein sequence is MSIKTSDLNAKLFGKANKRRVATTVQEAQSAAKDKAQIIELAVAGEVKVEFELQQIPADQIEAKTRVFSQNAREQSFLTEPALADILTTLKVHGQQYPAVGRRTQDGSIEVLDGSRRRMSCLLAKQDFLIYVADNIDSKHAKFLSDVANAHKPLSLYERGKEMQAKLDSGEASDQKALAAMFQCSEALVSGALKAASLPLELLQAYPNVSELGRPTIVKLHKQFFNLSHEQQQQLIERCHSDEVPIWQQSHSSGVARITKEVTEQLESCIEEIAPKPSKPSTSSKTELVKGKAHYVRKGQQLTLNLSKVDDRLAEEILALIKQKIQ, encoded by the coding sequence ATGAGTATTAAAACATCGGATTTGAATGCCAAATTATTTGGTAAAGCAAATAAACGTCGTGTAGCAACGACGGTACAAGAAGCGCAAAGTGCTGCAAAGGATAAAGCGCAAATTATTGAACTAGCCGTTGCAGGGGAGGTCAAGGTTGAATTTGAACTGCAACAGATACCCGCAGATCAAATTGAAGCGAAAACGCGTGTCTTTAGTCAGAATGCTCGGGAGCAGTCATTTCTTACCGAACCTGCGCTTGCCGATATTTTGACGACCCTGAAGGTTCATGGTCAACAATACCCAGCGGTTGGGCGTCGTACTCAAGATGGCAGCATTGAAGTCTTGGATGGCAGTCGCCGCCGTATGTCATGTTTATTAGCGAAACAAGATTTTTTAATCTATGTTGCTGATAACATTGATTCAAAGCATGCCAAGTTTCTTTCTGATGTAGCCAATGCTCATAAACCCTTATCTCTGTATGAGCGCGGCAAAGAGATGCAGGCTAAGCTAGACAGTGGTGAAGCAAGCGATCAAAAAGCCCTCGCTGCGATGTTTCAATGCAGTGAAGCTTTAGTGAGTGGGGCATTAAAAGCCGCGTCTCTACCCTTAGAATTATTGCAAGCTTATCCAAATGTCAGTGAATTAGGTCGTCCCACGATCGTCAAACTGCATAAGCAGTTTTTTAATCTCAGTCATGAACAGCAGCAACAACTTATCGAGCGTTGTCACAGTGATGAAGTCCCTATTTGGCAACAGTCTCACTCATCAGGTGTGGCTCGTATCACCAAAGAAGTGACGGAGCAATTAGAGTCTTGTATTGAAGAAATTGCACCTAAGCCGTCTAAGCCTTCAACCAGTTCTAAAACAGAATTGGTTAAAGGCAAAGCACATTATGTGCGTAAAGGGCAGCAATTAACGCTTAACTTGAGTAAAGTTGACGATAGATTAGCGGAAGAAATTTTGGCATTAATCAAACAAAAAATTCAATAG
- a CDS encoding GNAT family N-acetyltransferase, with amino-acid sequence MNTIRDVLIKHQSLFIRSAFLVTQSDSWIDGHIPLYFAELNGIASNTLSVGHCAFNADTHITLSQSQHVLGMEFDFIVLDFRCGFDANHFCRVLGTLVGGGIALIIPPRQHDALASQWLNRIFSDLTHWPMSGKDIEELKSSQNNLSFKQQNEAIRKIIKVATGHRNRPLVLTADRGRGKSSALGIACAHLLSTRSQCSIVVTAPSFRQVSTLFRHALSELPDAQTLHPHQLTYSTNSLRFVPPAEVTPGMDCDLLFVDEAGAIPVPMLKHWARAFSRMVFSTTVHGYEGSGRGFTLKFLPWLASLRETVLHLHLDQPIRWAANDKIEHWLNHHFVLDSEIEPITYHSGTHLRYRVLDKADLIDNPALLRQCIGLLVQAHYQTTPNDVYQLIENSEQNMVIAELNDQVVATCLVNQEGRLDTGKVTNIVSGKSRPKGQLATSILMTNLGCLEAGYWSSQRIMRIAVHPHLQRQGIATELCQYVEANLPLDFVSVSFGADVELLSFWLSLDFFPVRFGLTRDAASGTHSILMVKPCHQRSREVLTSLRDIYSEQLLENMKQLNTPIDIPLLRLLLSNVCTSPQAGAVASARESVLNIFSQGGGSFDFVRPLLQPWLLSTGRVSLCSALLLRAVFCHYDTQSLCFEFSLTGKKQLEKALRQDVMSVI; translated from the coding sequence TTGAATACTATTCGTGATGTCTTAATCAAACACCAATCCCTCTTTATTCGTAGTGCTTTTTTAGTCACACAGAGTGATAGTTGGATTGATGGTCATATCCCACTCTATTTTGCTGAGTTAAATGGCATCGCTTCGAACACGCTTTCTGTTGGCCATTGTGCATTTAATGCCGATACTCATATTACGTTATCTCAATCTCAGCATGTGTTGGGGATGGAGTTTGATTTTATCGTCCTTGATTTTCGCTGCGGTTTTGATGCCAATCACTTTTGTCGTGTTTTAGGGACCTTAGTAGGAGGGGGCATTGCGTTAATTATTCCTCCACGACAACATGATGCTTTAGCCAGTCAATGGTTAAATCGTATTTTTTCTGATTTGACTCACTGGCCGATGAGTGGCAAGGATATTGAAGAGCTCAAATCGAGTCAAAATAATCTCTCCTTTAAACAACAAAATGAAGCGATTCGAAAAATTATTAAGGTTGCCACAGGTCATCGGAACCGGCCTTTGGTGTTAACCGCAGATAGAGGGCGTGGCAAATCGTCTGCACTTGGTATTGCTTGTGCTCATTTACTGTCAACTCGTTCCCAATGTTCGATAGTGGTGACGGCACCTTCTTTTCGTCAAGTGTCGACATTGTTCAGGCATGCCTTAAGTGAATTACCTGATGCACAAACACTTCATCCTCATCAACTCACGTACAGTACTAACAGTCTGCGATTTGTTCCTCCTGCAGAGGTAACCCCGGGAATGGATTGTGATTTGTTATTCGTCGATGAAGCGGGTGCTATCCCTGTTCCTATGTTAAAGCACTGGGCTCGAGCGTTTTCGCGTATGGTTTTTTCAACCACAGTTCATGGGTATGAAGGTTCAGGCAGGGGATTCACATTAAAGTTTCTGCCTTGGTTAGCGTCATTGCGAGAAACCGTGCTTCATTTGCATTTAGATCAACCGATACGTTGGGCTGCAAACGATAAAATAGAGCATTGGCTGAATCATCATTTTGTGCTCGATAGCGAGATTGAGCCCATCACTTACCATTCGGGAACTCATCTTCGTTACCGCGTATTAGACAAGGCCGACTTAATCGATAACCCTGCTTTATTGCGCCAATGTATCGGCTTGTTAGTCCAAGCTCATTATCAAACGACCCCGAATGATGTCTATCAATTGATCGAAAACTCTGAGCAAAATATGGTGATCGCTGAACTCAACGATCAGGTTGTTGCGACGTGTTTAGTTAATCAAGAGGGGCGGTTAGACACCGGTAAGGTCACCAATATTGTTTCGGGAAAATCTCGTCCTAAAGGGCAACTAGCCACCTCAATATTGATGACGAATCTAGGTTGTTTAGAAGCCGGTTATTGGAGCAGTCAGCGTATCATGCGAATTGCTGTGCATCCTCACCTACAACGGCAAGGTATTGCGACTGAATTATGTCAGTATGTGGAAGCAAACTTACCGCTCGATTTTGTTAGTGTCAGTTTTGGTGCGGATGTTGAGCTACTGTCGTTTTGGCTAAGCTTAGATTTCTTTCCCGTTCGATTTGGGTTAACTCGTGATGCCGCAAGTGGTACTCACTCTATATTGATGGTGAAACCCTGCCATCAGCGCAGTCGAGAAGTCCTGACATCTTTACGCGATATTTACTCTGAACAATTGCTTGAGAATATGAAGCAGTTGAACACCCCGATCGACATTCCATTATTGCGTTTATTACTCAGTAATGTGTGTACCTCACCTCAAGCTGGCGCTGTTGCATCTGCCCGTGAAAGCGTACTCAACATTTTTAGCCAAGGGGGCGGAAGTTTTGATTTTGTTCGTCCGTTATTACAACCTTGGTTGTTATCGACAGGGCGAGTATCGCTTTGCTCGGCGTTATTGCTGCGCGCGGTATTTTGCCATTACGATACCCAATCACTTTGCTTTGAATTTTCCTTGACCGGTAAAAAGCAACTTGAGAAGGCGTTACGCCAAGACGTTATGTCCGTCATTTAA
- a CDS encoding GGDEF domain-containing protein — protein sequence MSMEPKILVKQSVIKLSITLVSIVSFFSLFTLLGYALNAEYIYRPIENGAATNPVTAILFLLLSLDILFVTPRKKVRHALGVLALLIAGVYLFAEWVEWLLPLEITKDISPFSEVVKSEQLAGLNNEMGINTLLMFSFLLLSCYFRKCHQVSLSQIFGFLTLFFPLLSITGYAYQIENFHGQMSLITTILGMLLTGANLLVRSKKGILGYFWRQGEDVREARMKVLLSYFVPFVLGYTVLQTTIASSVMSLFSLMVMMACWLGIAFVIYDMVLRAKHEKSIAVLTRRLTKVERHDVLTDMLNRHVFMTELQQSMVEEHALDNSLWVMNVDIDNMRKINQDCGFSFGDQVIAEMGKLMQDSLPAKLNLVRFDGDSYLVVVKQAHLDLIWSLAEKLRHHLTEQLYRKYRQTITVSIGVAYQESGSEINFAISKAEMATLQAKKKGKNQVFFSSDKVYQFS from the coding sequence ATGTCAATGGAACCGAAAATTCTTGTTAAACAGTCAGTGATAAAACTGTCGATCACGTTAGTATCAATTGTTTCATTTTTTAGTCTTTTTACTTTGCTTGGTTATGCATTAAATGCTGAGTATATCTATCGCCCGATTGAAAATGGCGCAGCGACTAATCCGGTAACGGCAATCCTTTTTTTGTTACTGAGCCTAGATATTCTTTTTGTGACACCACGTAAAAAGGTTAGGCATGCTTTGGGCGTACTGGCGTTACTGATAGCCGGTGTTTATCTATTTGCCGAGTGGGTTGAGTGGTTACTACCTCTTGAAATTACAAAAGACATTAGCCCATTTTCAGAGGTAGTAAAGTCGGAACAACTCGCTGGATTGAATAACGAGATGGGCATTAATACGTTACTGATGTTTAGTTTTCTATTATTGAGTTGTTATTTTCGTAAATGTCACCAAGTCTCATTAAGCCAAATTTTTGGTTTTTTGACGTTGTTTTTTCCTTTGTTGTCGATCACAGGCTACGCTTATCAGATTGAAAATTTCCACGGTCAAATGTCTTTGATTACAACGATTTTAGGTATGTTGTTAACCGGGGCAAATTTATTGGTTCGCTCAAAAAAGGGCATACTTGGCTATTTTTGGCGCCAAGGTGAAGACGTCCGTGAAGCGAGAATGAAAGTACTACTGAGTTATTTTGTGCCTTTTGTACTTGGCTATACAGTATTGCAAACAACCATTGCTTCATCAGTTATGAGCCTTTTTAGTTTGATGGTGATGATGGCTTGCTGGTTAGGTATTGCGTTTGTTATTTACGATATGGTGTTAAGAGCAAAACACGAGAAAAGTATCGCGGTGTTGACTCGCCGTCTTACTAAGGTGGAACGCCATGATGTATTAACGGACATGCTAAATAGGCATGTATTTATGACTGAGTTACAACAATCGATGGTGGAGGAGCATGCGCTAGATAACTCGCTATGGGTCATGAATGTTGACATTGATAATATGAGAAAAATTAACCAAGACTGTGGTTTTAGTTTCGGAGATCAAGTCATCGCTGAGATGGGAAAACTGATGCAAGACAGTTTGCCAGCGAAGTTAAATTTGGTGCGTTTTGACGGAGACAGTTATCTTGTTGTGGTGAAGCAAGCTCATCTGGATTTAATTTGGTCGCTAGCAGAAAAATTGCGCCACCATCTTACCGAGCAACTGTACAGAAAGTACAGACAAACCATAACAGTATCGATTGGTGTTGCCTATCAAGAGAGTGGCTCAGAAATCAATTTCGCCATCTCTAAAGCAGAGATGGCGACGTTGCAGGCAAAAAAGAAAGGCAAAAATCAGGTTTTCTTCAGTTCAGATAAAGTTTACCAATTTAGTTAG
- a CDS encoding type I secretion system permease/ATPase has product MKDSLLNSLIYISRYYNLANSPDALIEGLPMSNGKLTPFLLPRAAERAGLIAKENQAELSDISPMTLPVILLLADGESCVLNQIDEESQTLEVTTLESGMVPISVDFNDIAERYTGHYFLVKRQFRYDNRTANLNQSSQGHWFWSTLWQSKSIYRDVFIASIFINLFALAAPLFTRLIYDKVVPNLAYDTLWVLSSGVAVIFIFDLILKLLRSYFIDVAGKKSDILISSRLFSKVMGLRMEAKPASVGAFARHVQEFESIREFFTSATITTLIDLPFAILFLLVIWYLGGPIVLIPIIGVVILMLHSFIIQAPLRRSIEEGSRLAAQKYANLIESLISLETVKLFSAQSQFQYRWEEAVAHMSNWSIKSRRITDSIQNAAGFVQQLASVGLIIFGVYLIAEGDLSMGALIAITMLSSRAISPLVQLSMLSTRYNQAKSSMEIIEQVMALPEEQETDKRYIHRPMIQGKIELDRVSFRYPDTSTSAIRDVSLTIHPGEKVAIIGRIGSGKTTLERLIMGLYQPTDGHVRIDDTDISQLHHVDVRRNIGCVTQESQLFFGSVRDNITLGRPLTDDRDVLDAAHRSGVTAFTQADPAGLERQIGEGGHQLSGGQRQAICIARAFLGRPPILLLDEPTSAMDNRSEMQIKHQLKQLRSDETLILITHKTSMLDIVDRIIVMEKGAVIADGPKEHVLNSLKQGKVKTPAA; this is encoded by the coding sequence ATTAAAGACTCTCTACTAAATTCGTTGATTTACATCAGTCGTTACTACAATCTTGCCAACTCACCAGATGCTTTGATTGAGGGGTTGCCCATGTCTAATGGCAAGCTTACTCCTTTCTTGTTACCTAGAGCGGCAGAAAGAGCGGGTCTGATTGCCAAAGAAAACCAAGCTGAACTTAGCGATATTTCACCCATGACGTTACCTGTGATTTTGTTACTGGCAGACGGTGAATCTTGCGTACTCAATCAAATTGATGAAGAAAGTCAGACTCTTGAAGTCACCACGCTCGAGAGTGGCATGGTGCCAATCTCAGTCGATTTTAACGACATTGCAGAACGATACACCGGTCATTACTTTTTGGTTAAACGTCAGTTTCGCTATGACAACCGCACCGCTAACCTCAATCAATCGAGTCAAGGCCATTGGTTTTGGTCAACCTTGTGGCAATCAAAATCCATCTATCGCGATGTGTTTATCGCCTCAATATTTATTAACCTGTTTGCGCTTGCCGCACCACTGTTTACCCGTCTCATTTACGACAAAGTGGTACCCAATTTGGCATACGATACGCTCTGGGTTTTATCGAGTGGTGTCGCAGTCATTTTTATTTTCGATCTAATTTTAAAATTATTACGCAGTTACTTTATTGATGTGGCTGGTAAAAAGTCGGACATTCTTATTTCTAGCCGCTTGTTTAGCAAAGTGATGGGACTGCGCATGGAAGCCAAGCCTGCCTCAGTCGGTGCTTTTGCTCGTCACGTTCAAGAATTTGAATCCATCAGAGAATTTTTCACTTCCGCGACGATCACGACACTGATCGATTTGCCATTTGCCATTCTGTTTTTGTTGGTAATTTGGTATTTGGGTGGCCCTATTGTTTTGATCCCAATCATTGGGGTCGTTATTTTGATGCTTCACTCTTTTATCATTCAAGCACCACTAAGGCGCTCAATTGAAGAGGGTTCTCGGCTCGCGGCGCAAAAGTACGCCAATTTAATTGAAAGCCTCATCAGCCTGGAAACGGTGAAGTTATTTAGTGCACAGAGTCAATTTCAATATCGCTGGGAAGAAGCCGTAGCACATATGTCGAATTGGAGTATCAAAAGCCGACGTATTACCGATTCAATTCAAAACGCGGCAGGCTTTGTTCAACAACTGGCCAGTGTTGGATTGATCATTTTTGGTGTCTATCTCATTGCTGAAGGTGATCTTTCTATGGGCGCTTTGATTGCAATTACGATGTTAAGCTCTCGAGCCATTAGCCCTTTAGTGCAATTATCTATGCTCTCGACTCGTTACAATCAAGCAAAATCGTCAATGGAGATCATAGAGCAAGTCATGGCTTTACCTGAAGAACAAGAAACCGATAAGCGCTATATTCACCGTCCGATGATTCAGGGTAAAATTGAGCTCGACCGGGTTTCTTTCCGCTACCCAGACACCAGCACTTCAGCAATCCGAGATGTGAGTTTAACAATACATCCTGGAGAGAAAGTGGCTATTATTGGGCGTATTGGTTCAGGTAAAACCACACTAGAGCGTTTAATTATGGGGTTATACCAACCTACCGATGGTCATGTGCGTATTGATGACACCGATATTTCGCAACTCCACCACGTTGACGTACGTCGCAATATTGGCTGTGTGACCCAAGAAAGTCAGCTCTTTTTTGGTAGTGTGCGAGATAATATTACCTTAGGTAGGCCACTCACCGATGATCGCGATGTGCTTGATGCCGCTCATCGCTCTGGTGTTACCGCCTTTACCCAAGCTGACCCAGCAGGCTTAGAGCGACAAATAGGCGAAGGAGGCCATCAGCTGTCAGGGGGGCAAAGACAAGCGATTTGTATTGCTCGCGCGTTTTTAGGTCGACCGCCAATTTTATTGCTCGACGAACCGACGAGTGCCATGGACAACCGCTCTGAAATGCAGATCAAGCACCAACTCAAACAGTTACGCAGTGATGAAACGCTCATTTTAATCACTCATAAAACCTCCATGCTCGATATTGTCGACCGCATCATCGTCATGGAAAAAGGCGCGGTAATTGCCGACGGTCCAAAAGAGCATGTGCTTAATTCGCTCAAACAAGGCAAAGTTAAAACCCCAGCAGCTTAG
- a CDS encoding EAL domain-containing protein — protein MTLYRQLVVGMITVFIFLMAAVLVIEFNTTRDNLLEQQRSEINNTINTVGLALTPYLQDKDTVATESVLNALFDGSSYSVVKLSFLDSDQVIERKYPQRSANVPAWFSNLELFHPIEDTRVLTSGWIQFAEVTIISQTAAIYEQLWDAFTKLISAIGLTFLFGILFISAILHRALKPLKAITVKMRDIANNQFGQPLKTPSTTDLIAVVDGINFMSAQIEASFKEQAKEAQSLRQQAYIDPVSNLGNRSYFLTQLEQWLKEDGHGGIGVLHAEYISEAYDDRDYQSADQAVRSLATQLTNSAAVVNQQVMIARISSDEFGFIFPNVDADELQTIAGNIIHDVEMLGTDPTGSADMAIALGVAYNSTHKSRGEVLSMIDNALSKAKAAPENKFGFVSSDTVSSLMGKQQWKTLVEEAIHEHWVKLRFQNACFPNGKLFHRETFSLIQKDDQVYRATQYLFALEQLDATDMFDQYVINAVIEKLSQEENPIPTAINIARSSLIEPSFIRFVSQALANNPKIAGYLHFEIGEESFIHHPNYCALFCNAIRQGGASFGVDNYGRHFQSLDYLNEFRPNYVKLDYLFTHNLDDEKQKFTLTSISRTAQNLGITTVASRVETQQQLDFLSEHFVRVFQGFIFEQ, from the coding sequence ATGACACTGTATAGACAACTTGTAGTTGGCATGATAACGGTATTCATCTTTTTGATGGCTGCAGTGCTAGTCATTGAGTTCAACACAACAAGAGATAACCTGCTTGAACAGCAGCGCTCTGAAATCAATAACACCATCAATACGGTGGGCTTAGCACTGACGCCATATTTGCAAGACAAGGATACGGTTGCCACAGAATCCGTACTCAATGCTCTGTTTGATGGCAGTAGCTATTCTGTGGTTAAGCTATCCTTTTTAGACAGCGATCAAGTCATTGAGCGAAAATACCCACAACGCTCAGCAAACGTTCCCGCTTGGTTTAGCAATTTAGAACTCTTCCACCCCATCGAAGATACCCGAGTATTGACCAGTGGTTGGATTCAATTTGCCGAAGTAACCATCATCAGTCAAACCGCCGCAATTTATGAACAACTATGGGATGCTTTTACCAAACTGATCAGTGCCATTGGCCTTACCTTTCTATTTGGTATACTGTTTATCTCGGCCATTCTCCATCGCGCCTTAAAACCGCTCAAAGCCATTACGGTCAAAATGCGAGATATCGCCAACAATCAATTTGGCCAGCCTCTCAAGACTCCTTCAACCACCGATCTCATCGCTGTGGTCGATGGGATTAACTTTATGTCGGCGCAAATAGAGGCTTCGTTTAAAGAACAAGCCAAAGAAGCACAAAGCTTACGTCAACAAGCCTATATCGATCCGGTTTCAAATCTCGGTAATCGCTCATACTTTCTCACTCAACTCGAGCAGTGGCTCAAAGAAGATGGCCATGGCGGTATTGGTGTTTTGCACGCGGAATACATTAGTGAGGCTTATGATGACAGAGATTATCAAAGCGCAGACCAAGCCGTTCGCAGCTTAGCTACACAGTTGACCAACTCTGCCGCTGTCGTCAATCAACAGGTGATGATTGCACGTATCTCTAGTGACGAATTCGGGTTTATTTTCCCCAATGTAGACGCTGATGAATTGCAAACTATCGCTGGTAATATCATTCACGATGTTGAAATGCTCGGCACTGATCCTACTGGCTCTGCCGACATGGCGATTGCATTAGGCGTCGCCTATAACAGTACACATAAAAGCCGTGGTGAAGTGTTATCTATGATTGATAATGCGCTGTCTAAAGCCAAAGCGGCACCAGAAAACAAATTTGGCTTTGTGAGCTCGGATACGGTTTCTAGTTTAATGGGTAAGCAGCAATGGAAGACCCTTGTCGAAGAAGCCATTCACGAGCACTGGGTAAAGCTTCGTTTCCAAAATGCTTGTTTCCCAAATGGCAAGTTATTCCATCGAGAAACGTTTTCATTGATCCAAAAAGACGATCAAGTGTATCGCGCTACGCAGTATCTCTTTGCCCTTGAACAACTTGATGCCACCGACATGTTCGATCAATACGTCATTAATGCCGTTATTGAAAAGCTTTCACAAGAGGAGAACCCCATTCCAACGGCCATCAATATCGCTCGCAGCAGCTTAATTGAGCCTAGCTTTATTCGTTTTGTCTCTCAGGCATTGGCCAACAATCCGAAGATTGCCGGCTACCTTCATTTCGAAATTGGTGAAGAAAGCTTTATTCATCACCCGAATTACTGTGCCCTTTTCTGCAACGCGATTCGTCAAGGCGGGGCAAGTTTTGGCGTGGATAATTACGGCCGTCACTTCCAGTCTCTCGATTACCTGAATGAATTTAGGCCAAATTACGTAAAACTTGATTATCTATTTACACATAATTTAGACGACGAAAAACAAAAATTCACTCTCACATCGATTTCGAGAACGGCGCAAAACTTAGGTATCACCACCGTTGCTTCTCGAGTAGAAACCCAACAACAACTTGATTTTCTTTCTGAGCACTTTGTGAGAGTTTTTCAAGGCTTTATTTTTGAGCAGTAA
- a CDS encoding transglutaminase-like cysteine peptidase, with translation MKKLSAFLTTIILVCASVFGLANSTSDQMWVNAVTESFGPRAGQRVQAWRTLIEQGQRDSTMEKLNAVNDFFNSLYFVDDIYLWGKNDYWATPLEFLGANAGDCEDFTIAKYFSLLELGVPDDKLRLIYVKALKLNQFHMVLAYYPTPSSVPLILDNLDKSIKPASSRGDLLPIYSFNGKNLWLIKSSSSNGKVAGNASRLSLWNDLRSRAKKMEFNKPIINYDE, from the coding sequence ATGAAGAAATTATCCGCTTTTCTCACGACCATTATTCTGGTTTGCGCCAGTGTATTTGGGCTGGCTAACTCGACAAGCGATCAGATGTGGGTCAACGCTGTGACCGAATCATTTGGGCCGCGTGCAGGTCAGCGAGTGCAAGCTTGGCGCACACTTATTGAGCAAGGCCAACGCGACTCAACCATGGAAAAGCTAAACGCGGTCAATGATTTCTTTAATAGCCTGTATTTTGTCGACGATATTTACCTATGGGGAAAAAATGACTACTGGGCAACCCCTTTGGAATTTTTGGGCGCCAATGCGGGTGACTGTGAAGATTTCACCATAGCCAAATATTTTTCTCTGCTCGAGCTGGGCGTCCCAGATGATAAATTGCGATTAATCTACGTTAAAGCTCTTAAACTTAACCAATTTCACATGGTCCTGGCTTATTATCCAACACCAAGCTCGGTTCCATTGATTCTCGACAATCTCGATAAAAGCATCAAACCGGCCTCTTCGCGCGGAGATCTACTACCGATTTACAGTTTTAACGGTAAAAACCTTTGGCTAATCAAATCATCCTCAAGCAATGGAAAAGTCGCCGGAAACGCCTCCCGATTAAGCTTGTGGAACGATTTGCGTTCACGGGCCAAAAAAATGGAATTTAACAAACCTATTATTAACTATGATGAGTAA
- a CDS encoding HlyD family type I secretion periplasmic adaptor subunit: MRNKTKPAKGAELDFVDDQTAALLLNTPSNAKVLLWVLVIFFVLATFWASWAQIDKVTVGQGKVVPSSQIQIVQSLEGGLVKSILVKEGQQVKKGQQLLLIDDTLFQSNFREKEQQVTNLKASTQQFRAAVNSVVINHDVDPTDIVNSIKIDQSTLTFDDEFQQAYPSLVARRQAEYLQDLSNLSNQLSVLRQQITQKQQDLIEVKARIRNLQSTFDLTQKEYNLTKPLADEGVVPEVELLKLQRQLNESRKELTSSQLKVPLLEAAVREAALARVDAALKFRTEQQQKLNQAQDELSSLTESTVGLQDRVKRTVITSPVTGTISKLNINTIGGVIQPGKDIVEIVPTEDSLLVEARISPKDIAFLHPNLRAIVKFTAYDFTQFGGLQGELEHISADTSQDEDGNSFYIVRIRTDKSGFGNEQELPIIPGMTASVDILTGKRTVLEYLTKPILNAKSNALKE, translated from the coding sequence ATGCGAAATAAAACAAAGCCAGCGAAAGGTGCTGAGCTTGATTTTGTCGACGATCAAACGGCCGCGTTGCTTCTCAATACCCCCTCTAATGCCAAAGTACTGCTTTGGGTACTGGTGATATTTTTTGTATTAGCGACCTTTTGGGCTTCATGGGCACAAATCGATAAAGTGACCGTCGGCCAAGGTAAAGTCGTGCCCTCCTCACAAATTCAAATTGTACAAAGTCTTGAAGGTGGACTGGTCAAATCGATTTTGGTCAAAGAAGGTCAACAAGTTAAAAAGGGACAACAACTCCTTCTCATCGATGACACCTTATTTCAATCTAACTTTAGAGAAAAAGAGCAACAGGTCACCAACTTAAAAGCCAGTACCCAACAGTTCAGAGCGGCTGTCAATAGCGTTGTGATCAACCACGATGTCGACCCAACCGATATCGTGAATAGTATCAAGATCGACCAAAGTACTTTGACATTTGACGATGAATTTCAACAGGCTTACCCAAGCTTAGTGGCCAGAAGACAAGCTGAATATCTGCAGGATTTGTCAAACCTCAGTAACCAATTATCCGTTCTTCGACAACAAATTACGCAAAAGCAACAAGACTTAATCGAAGTCAAAGCCAGAATTCGCAATTTACAGTCGACGTTTGATCTGACACAAAAAGAGTACAATCTCACAAAACCTTTGGCAGATGAAGGCGTGGTACCTGAGGTCGAGTTGTTAAAATTGCAACGACAACTCAATGAAAGTCGCAAAGAGCTAACTTCGAGCCAACTCAAAGTACCTTTGCTCGAAGCAGCGGTGAGAGAAGCAGCATTGGCAAGAGTCGATGCGGCCCTGAAGTTTCGAACCGAACAACAACAAAAACTCAATCAAGCCCAAGATGAATTATCGTCGCTTACTGAGTCGACTGTGGGTCTACAAGATAGGGTGAAGAGAACAGTGATCACTTCACCAGTGACAGGCACAATAAGCAAACTCAATATCAATACCATCGGCGGCGTTATTCAACCGGGTAAAGATATTGTCGAAATCGTGCCAACAGAAGACTCACTCTTAGTAGAGGCGCGAATTTCCCCGAAAGACATTGCCTTTTTACACCCTAACCTGCGAGCGATTGTGAAATTTACCGCGTATGATTTCACTCAGTTTGGTGGCTTACAAGGTGAACTTGAACACATCAGTGCTGATACCAGTCAAGACGAGGACGGCAACAGTTTCTATATCGTCAGAATTCGCACTGACAAATCAGGCTTTGGTAACGAACAAGAATTGCCAATCATTCCGGGTATGACCGCATCAGTAGACATTTTAACGGGCAAACGTACGGTACTCGAATACTTAACCAAACCCATCTTGAATGCGAAGAGTAATGCATTAAAAGAATAG